The stretch of DNA TTTTATAAGTCTGGCAGCCATTGGCATTTTAAGTTATTTTAGTTTACTGGATGCACGACAATTGGGGCTATCAAGCTTTCTGGTTGCCTGCGGAGGAGCTTTAATTACTTTATTTTATCGAACAAACAGGAGCTAATATGGGCTTAAGCGGCGTCAGTCCTTTGTCATTACTACTCATTTTATTCATCATTCTTGCCTTGTTTGGCACCAACAAACTAAAAAATATAGGCAGTGACCTGGGCAGCGCTATCAAAAGCTTTCGTAAAGCCATGAATGATGACGACAAACCAGATGACAAAGACGGCAGGAACTAATGAACAGCGCGGAGCTACTGGTCATTGCCATTGTCGCGGTCATTGTGTTTGGCCCTGGAAAATTGCCTATGTTAGCGGAACACCTTGGAAAGCTGTTTCGCCAATTCAATCGCTTTCGGGATCAGGCGTCTCAATTTTGGCAACAGCAAATGAACGAGCAGCAATTAAAAGAAAATGAACGCAAGGCAAAAGAAGCCGATTCGGTATATCAGCGTGAGAAAGAATGATCTGCCTATTGCTGCTGGAAATAAGCCGACGTCAATTGAAGCTGGCGAATTAATCAAACCTTGATACCGGGCGATGACAATAAGGCGCCTTATGGTGCTTCTGATAATAATCCTGATGATAGTCTTCTGCTGGCCAAAAAACCTGCGCTTCCAATACTTTTGTAGCGATCTGGTAGCCTCTAGCCTGTAATAATTGAATCAGCTTTTGCACGGTTTCTAGCTGTTCATCATCATAATAAAAAACAGCACTTTGATATTGCGGCCCAATATCCGGACCTTGGCCGCTGCGCTGGGTGGGATCGTGAATTTCAAAAAAGCGCTTGATAACCGAGTAATAATCAATTTGATTCCGATCATAAATGACTCTTGCCGCCTCATAATGCCCGGTATTGCCGTGACAGACCTGCTCATAGCCGGGATTTGCCACATGACCTCCGGTATAGCCTACCTCAACCTTGAGCACGCCGGGAAGTAACTTGAGAAAATGATCCACCCCCCAGAAACACCCGCCTGCTACAACAGCTTCTTCTGTATCAAGCACCGCATCGCTTTCTACAAAATCAATCGATGCCGAATTCACGCAATGACGAAGATTTTTATGCGTGAAATGTTCGCCAGTAAATACATGCCCAAGATGAGCATCACAGCGTTCACAAAGTATTTCAGTCCGCTGTCCATCCGCATCAGGAACCTGTTTCACAGCCTGAATGATATTGTCATCAAAACTTGGCCAACCACAGCCGGAATGAAACTGACTTGAGCCGCGAAACAGAGCCAAACCACAGCGACGGCAAAGATAAGTCCCTTGTTTTATCGGTTTGACATATTGCCCGGTGTGCGGATATTCGGTCGCTTTATGGCAAATAATACGTCGGCTCTGCGGAGTAAGGCTTGCTGTCTTATCTAGATAATGGTCCATGATTCACCTTGGAAAAGCGGCGAAATGGTCTGGCTGGGAAGAGGAACCTAGGTGATAACGCCAGGCTATCGCCAGGAACCTTCCACTCTCGTGGAAGGCAAGTCACAAAATGCGGTTTTCCTGGCCTGGCAGTTATTTCACTCTGCCACAAATTTTATCAGCCATGTAACCAATAGCGCCTGCATAGTAGATAGAATTATTGTAGCGCAAAATCATCTTATAGTTAGGGAAGGCGAGAAATACCGGACCGCCATTGGGCTGTACAATACTGGCCTCGAGATTTTGATAGGGCAGCGGTTTTCCATCCGTGGTGCGAACACCCATCGCGTTCCACTCGCTGACTGGCTTCACCGTCGTTTTACCTTCCAGGCTTTTGTCAAAATTGGCAGGCAGGCGTACATGGATAGCCCAGGGCTCGCCAGTTTGCCAGCCATTCTTTTTCATGTAATTGGCTATAGAGGCAAAGACATCTGCCTTGGCTTTCCAGATATCTTTTCGGCCATCTCCATCATAATCCACCGCGTACTCAACCCAGCTTGAAGGCAGAAATTGCGGCTGACCTGAAGCACCTGCCCATTCGCCTTTAAAATCCTTCAGGCTCACATGGCCATCGTTGACAATGTGCAAGGCCAGCATCAATTGCTTACGGAAAAAGTCCTGACGATTTGAATCATAGGCTAAGGTGGCTAAGGATTTGATAACCGGGAAGTCGCCCATGTAAGTACCATAACTGGTTTCCATACCCCAGAAGGAGACGATAAAACAAGGATCGACACCAAAACTTTGGCCCACCTGATCCAGCAGTTCTTTATTTCTCTGATAATTCTTTTTACCCATGGCAATACGATAGGCATCCGCACGAGTATTTAAATATTTAGTGAAGGTCAGGCGATGCTCGGGTTGTGAGCGGGCGAGACTTTTAACCTGCCTGCTGGGTTCATGAATATCAGCAAAGGCCTGATCAAACAATGAAGCCGGAATGCCCTGAGATAATGCCTCCTGCCTCACACCAGCGACCCAGCTATTCCAGGACTGCTGATTAGCATAAGACATTGAGGTCATGGCGCCTAGTAAACAGGCCAGTGCCTTTAATCCAACTTTTTTCATCTATTTCCCCTTGTATAGGATTCTGGCTTACCTGCCGATAAGCCCGAGTTTCATGGTTTTGTTTTAAGCAGGAACCATGCCTTAATTAACATCCCTCAGCAACTAATTAGTATTTTTAATTAACGGTTCAATAACAGGCCAAACATTATCGAGAATTTTACTCTGGGCCGCCATATTAGGATGAATATTATCATTTTGCATATATTCGCGATGGCCGGCAACACCTTCTAAAAACATCGCGACAAAAACGAGCTTGTATTTTTGTGCCAGATCCTTATAGGCCTTGTCAAAACGAGTCAGAAATTGCTGGCCGTAATTGGGCGGCAATTTCGTCGCTAATAAAACCACGCGGGCATTGCTTTGCCGTGACATATTGATCATCGTTTCAAGATTTTTGCTCATTTGCAGAAGAGACAAACCTCGCAAACCATCATTCGCTCCCAGTTCAATCACAACAATCTCGGGTTTATATTTTTGCAGTGCAGCCGGCAGCTTGGCCAGTCCGTTGCTGGTCGTATCCCCACTGGTACTAAGATTAACCGTTTGCCAATTACCCGGGTATTGACGCAATTTCTGGTCAAGCAGCGCAACCCAGTTTTTCTGATCGGCAAGACCATAGCCTGCACTGAGGCTGTCACCTAAAATTAACACTGTTCCGGCCCATAAAGGTGCTATCATAAAAAGTGAAAATATAAGAGCGAGGACTTTCCCTGGCATGGTATCTCCTATTCAATCGATTAGTTTACATCACCTGAGTTATCAGGTTCAAAGTGGAAATGAGCAATTGCTTATTCTCAGGGATATTAACCTGCGAATCAATTCCGGAATGACAATTGCTATCACCGGAGTGTCTGGTTCTGGCAAGACATCGCTTTTAAATATCATGGCCGGCCTCGAATTACCCACTTCAGGACATGTTTATTATAATGAAACCGATATCACCCAATTAGACGAGGATAGTCGGGCCAGTTTGCGGGCTGAACGTATTGGCTTTATTTTTCAATCGTTCCAGTTATTGCCGAATTTTTCTGCTCTCGAAAATATTATGTTACCGCTGGAAATTACCAATCGAAGGAATGCGATGGCCATTGCCCTGCAATGGCTCGATCAGGTTGGATTGGCCAGGCGCGCTCATCATTTTCCTTACCAGCTTTCCGGAGGCGAACAGCAGCGTATCGCCATTGCTCGGGCGTTTGCAATCACCCCTTCGATTTTGTTTGCTGATGAACCAACCGGTAATCTGGATAAAAAAACGGGGCAGCACATCATCGATTTACTTTTTGAGTTGAATTCAGCGCATCGAAGTACACTGGTGATTGTAACTCACGATGAATCTCTTGCGGCACGCTGCCAGACGCATTGGCCGCTTGCAGAAGGACAGCTGAAATGCTAGCCCTGCCTGCATTTTTCCGAAGCTTTATACGAGAATGGAAAAGCGGTGAGTTGAGCCTTTTGGCTTTTGCCTTATTTTTTTCAATGGCCTGTGTCAGCGCTTTAAATAATCTTGGAGAGCTGATTAATTATCAGCTTGATCGTCAAGCCGCCCAGTTACTGGGCGCCGATCGCCAACTCAGCAGTGCTATTCCGCTAAAAAAAGATTGGTTTGCCAAGGCCTCCTCATTGGGTCTTAAACAAAGCGAGGCGCAGAGCTTCCTCTCGATGGTCAGTCATGGCGACAATTTACAGCTTGCTCAAATCAAGGCAATACAGACACCCTATCCATTAAATGGCCGCCTGACGATTAGCAAATCCATTGATAACTCGCGGGTATTTACCAGTAATAGCGCGCCCTCAGCCGGCCGCATCTGGATGGGATGGCGTCTTTTTAGCAGTCTGGCAGTGCAACCAGGGGATACAGTACAGATTGGAGCCGCTGAATTTGTAGTCGACGGAATTATTCTCGAGGAGCCCGGTCAGGTGGGTGACTGGTTCAATATTTCCCCTCATATTCTGATGAATCAGAGCGACATAAACAAAACCGCAGTGATACAGACCGGCAGCAATATCCGTTATCAGTGGCTTATCAGTGGCGAGCCAATTCTTCTGGAACAGTTATATGAATATCTCAGGCCGCAATTAAATGAGCAACAGCAATGGTTTGACAGCAAGTCGGGCAATCGAGCGGTAGAAAGAAACACCAGCCGGACCCTGGCTTACCTTAATCTCGGCACCTTAATGAGTCTGGTTCTGGCAGGCGTTGCCATCAGTATGGCAAGCCTGCGTTTCAGTCAGCGCCACCAGCAACATGTGGCTATTCTCCGATGTTTTGGGGCTTCGCAAAAGCATATTCTCACCTGGTATTTTCTAAGCATTCTCTTTCTGGGCAGTATCGCCAGCATCTTTGGTATAATCCTTGGCTATGCCCTGCAGCCACTCCTCGTCGGCTGGCTTCGCGGAATCACGCCTGAAATGCAGGCTCCTTTCAGCTTAAAGCCAGCCGCTCTTAGCCTCGCTACCGGTATCATTATTTTAAGCGCTTTTAGTCTTACTCATTTACTCAAATTAAAAAACGTGAGTCCTGCCAGTATCTTCCGAAGACAAAGCACCCAGGCACAGGGCAGTATGCTGGAAGGTTATATTCTGGCATTTATTCTTTCTGCCGGCCTCGCTTATCTTTACACTCAATCATGGACAGTTACCCTGGTGGTTGTTCTATGCTGTCTTTTTTTTATTTTACTGGTGATATTCAGTCTCTATGTTGGGTTTGGTCTGCTGGCCAGTGCCAGGCAAATTCATTTGAACTGGCGTTTTGGTTTTATCAGTATTTCGCGTAATTTGGCGAATAGTGCGCTGCAGATTATTGGCATGGGATTAGCGCTTACCGCACTCTTGAGTCTCTTCTTGCTTAGAACACAATTGCTTTCTGACTGGCAGCGTCAATTACCGCCTGATGCGGCCAATTATTTCCTAATTAATATTGAAGCGCAGCAAATTCCGCCCTTACAGCAGCTTTTAAAGCAGCACACAATCAAAAGTGCCGCGATTTTTCCGATGGTTCGCGGCCGGCTGATTCGGATTAATGAGCAGCCGGTTGAACAGGTGCTGGGAGACAAGACTCAGGAAATTAATGCCTTACAAAGAGAACTTAACCTCTCCTGGACCGAAGCCCTTCCTGATGAGAATCAACTGATTGCAGGCCAATGGAATAGCGGGATATCCATTGAAGAAGACTTAGCCAACCGCTTAGGGGTCAAGATTGGCGACCAACTCGGCTTCAGAATAGCTGATCAAATCATTAGCGGTAAAATAAGCAGTATCCGCCGTCTTAACTGGTCCAGTTTTAAACCCAACTTTTTTATTCTCTTTAAACCTGGGGTTCTTGACAGCTTCCCAAAAACCTATATTACCAGCCTTTATTTACCCCCGGATAATCGTGAATTTTTAATTAGCCTGGTGAAACAGTTCCCGAATATTACGGTAATTGACATCGCAACTACTCTTGAACGGGTGCGATCCATTTTTGATAATGTCGGCAAGGCGATCAGTCTGATTTCGTTTTTTGGTTTGCTAACAGGGCTGATTATAACGGCGCTGGCCATGCTATCTCAAAGCGGCAGCAAAAAGCAGGAAACCTGGCTTTTAAAAACACTTGGGATGCGCAAAAAGCAGCTGTTATGGATCAAAAGCAGCGAAGCCTTTTTTACCGGTTTTTACGCGGGTCTTTTAGCGGTGTGCACCGCCATTGCTATCAATTTCTACGTGGCGAACAATATACTGGGTTTGTCGTTTATCATGCCCTGGCGCTATTTATTCGGCGTTCCATTTGTTGTGGCAATTTTCACCGTGCTGCTCAATCATGCAGTATCCTATTGGCAATACGAACGAAGAACTGCTAACTAAACCGCTATAGGTTTACTGTTATAGATATTTATTAAATTCCGCTTATACTCAAGACTATAAACAACAGGCGGAATAATTGGATGAAACGAGATTGGGATATAATTCGGGAGATTCTCCTGAAAATCGAACAACTTGCCCCGAATGCTTTACTGACTCTGGACAGTTTTGCTGCCGATAAGCAGAGTGAGATTTCCTGTCACCTCGAAATATTGCAAGAGGCCGGTCTATTGCAGGGAAAAATTCATAAAACACCGGGAGGCTCTCCGCACGGCTTTCATTTATTACGGCTTACCTGGTCCGGATATGATCTCTTGGAATATATTCGCTCGGACATCGTTTGGGAAGAGATTAAGCAACAATTGAGTACAAAACAGATAGCGATGCAGCTTGAGAATATTATGGCGATTGCGCAGGCGATTAACAGGAAGTAGTGGTTTGAAACTCTATCATTCCCCGCACGGGCGCTTATCTACACATTTCTGAAAAACACAGTCTGCTCCTAGCCTCTACGTCCCTCGGCTTGTCCGAGGGATCCAGAAGACTCATAGAGAAGCCCTGGACCCTGCGGACAAGCCGCAGGGCGTAGGGCAGATGATGTGTAGATACCTATGCCGCGAAGGCGGGGAGGACAGTTTAGTAGATAATCGAGCTTAACTTAATTTTATTCCTGACGCTTCATCGCATCAAAGAATTCCGCATTCGTCTTATGGTTTTTCATACGCTCGATCAGAAACTCAATCGCATCGCATTCATCCATAGATTGTAATATTTTACGCAGAATCCAGGTACGGTGCAGATCTTCAGGAGACAGCAGGAGATCTTCACGTCGAGTACCGGAGCGATTGATATTAATCGCCGGGAAGGTTCGGCGCTCAGCAATGCTTCGGCTAAGATGAATTTCCATATTACCGGTTCCCTTGAACTCTTCGTAAATGACTTCATCCATCTTGGAGCCTGTATCGACCAGTGCGGTGGCGATGATCGTCAGGCTGCCGCCTTCTTCGATATTACGCGCAGCACCGTAGAGGCGTTTTGGACGTTGAAGCGCGTTGGCATCAACTCCCCCGGTAAGCACTTTACCTGATGAAGGAACAACGGTGTTATACGCACGGGCAAGACGGGTAATAGAATCCAGCAAAATGACCACGTCGCGCTTATGTTCAACCAGACGCTTGGCTTTCTCGATGACCATTTCAGCAACCTGAACATGACGGTTAGCTGGCTCGTCAAAGGTACTGGCAACCACTTCACCCTTAACAGAGCGCTGCATTTCGGTTACTTCCTCAGGACGCTCGTCGATTAATAATACAATGAGGTAACATTCTGGATAGCTTTTTGCTATCGAATGAGCGATGTTCTGTAACATCAATGTTTTTCCAGCTTTGGGTGGAGAAACAATAAGACCCCGCTGGCCACGTCCAAAAGGCGCGCAGAGGTCGACCACACGAGCGGTGAGATCTTCTGTACTACCATTTCCTTGCTCCATAACCAGACGTTCGGTCGCAAACAGAGGCGTGAGGTTTTCAAACAGAATTTTCCGTTTGGCGCTGTCAGGAGCATCAAAGTTAATCTGATCTACTTTCAGTAAAGCAAAATAACGCTCGTTATCTTTCGGAGGACGTATTTTTCCATACACTGTGTCGCCTGTACGCAGGCCAAAACGACGAATCTGGCTTGGGGAAACATAGGTATCGTCCGGCCCCGCCAGGTAAGAGTCATCTTCAGAACGCAAGAAACCGAAACCATCAGGTAACACTTCAAGGACACCGCCGCCCAGAATATCTTCACCCTCACCGGCATGCGCTTTTAAAATAGCGAATAAAATATCCTGTTTGCGTTTGCTGGAAACGTTTTCGACTCCCTTTTTTTGAGCGATATTGACAAGGTCGGCAATGGGCAATTGCTTGAGTTCTCTAAGATTCATACTTCTCACTTGATGTATTGGTTAAAAGAATTGGATGTCCGGGGTTATTTAAACGGAAGGTCAGCTTGAGAAAGCTGTTGCCACTCGAGCTATATTATCAGTTTACTTATTTTAATACCATTTGTGAAGAATATCTCATCCTGTCTGACATAAATGGTAAATAGGCCTACTGAATATAACTTAAGCCGAGGATTGTTGACATTTGTTTCAGATAAAACACGAAGCAATCGAAGTCAAAACAAATGTCAACAGACCTCGTTCACATGAGACTAACACAGGGTGTGGTGTAAATCCAGTTTTTTCTATGTATGCATTTTGCTTTATCAGGCTTTGTTTTCTAAAATTAGAGTATAGTAATGGAGGATATATGATAGTGCCTGGCATGCCGGAAAACGAACCGGAACGGCTAAAATCCCTTTACGACAGCCATTTATTCCATACTCCTATTGAACAGGGCTTCGAGCGAATCACTCGGCTAACGAAAAAAATTTTTGATGTTCCTATTGTCGCAATAAGCCTTATTGACAAGGATACTCAATGGTTTAAATCGGTAATCGGCCTGGATGCCAATAGTACCCCAAGGGATATCTCTTTTTGCGGGCATACCATTCTTAAAGATGATGTTCTGGTGGTCGATGATGCCCAATTAGATCCGCGCTTTTCAGACAATCCCCTGGTGACCGAGTCGCCATCGATTCGCTTTTACGCCGGTTGTCCCATTCATACTGTCAATGAGCATCGAATTGGTGCATTATGTATTATTGATACTCGCCCAAGACAAATTTCCTCCCACGATAAAATAATCCTTAAAGATATTGCCTCATTAGTAGATACAGAGATAAGAAATCACCAGCATATTCATCCGCCAGAAAAAAAACTTCATGAATTAAACGCAGAAAAAAGAAAGGAGCTACTGGATCCCCTTACACGTCTCTGGAATAAAACAGGTATAACCCAGGTAATCGAATATCAAAGGAAATTAAGCAAATTCAATAAAAGCGAATTTGGGATCATTCAGCTTTCGGTGGATAGTCTGCAGGCCTTTGTCACGGAGTACGGGCATGAAGCTGGCAATGATTTATTGAAGGCAATTACCCAGACGCTGATTAACTCATGCGGCTGCGAAGACTCGATCGGGTATTGGGGCGGCAAGGAATTTGTAATTGTGCTGCCCTGTGAAGAACAACCAGATGTACTGGCCGTTGCCAACCGCATCCGCAAAAATATTGCCAGCGAACAGCATCTGACTCGCGTGGGACGAGTGCGAACCACAGCAACAATCGGAGTAGTCTTTTTTAATCCGAAAATTCATCTTAACACGGTCAATCTACTGACCGAAGCGGCCCATGCCTTGCAGGAAGGCAAACTGCAGGGCGGCAATAAGATAATCATCAAATAAATTACCTCCTTCGACATTAAGATCATAATGTATTGAAACCACTCCAACCAGGAATATAATCTCTTCCATATATATCTAACCTGAAGTGTGGACTGATTATGGGAGAAACCCGTTTACCGCAAATAAAAAATCTTTTATTTGGCGAACTGGAGTATATTGATTCGGGTTCTGAAGAGCCGGAAATTGAGGATGATCGTGTCTCCTGCAGCATCGCAGTTCGTCTGAGCAAAAAATACGCTTGCGATGATTTTCAAATTCGACTGACTCCCACCAATCCCTTCTCTGAAGAATCCGAGAGAATATTTTCCGCTTATAATGCAGATAGTATTTCCCTAAATAGGAAAAAAGGGAAATTTCTTCATTTTCATCTCGATAAGCTGGCATGCAAAACCAATTATCGCTATGAGCTTTTATACAAAGGAACTTCCCTGCCGATTCCGGGCAGCGCGGGAGAGGCGACTCGCCATGAAATTATCATCAGAACACCGCCGGCCCGGCAAGATCCCCAGCCTATCAAAATTGCCGTGGGCGGCGACCAGGAGCGGCACGAGCAATTCGGCGTTCTGGGCCGCTGTTTCGATCTGGACAATGCATCGCATACCCGGCTGCTTTATCGGCACATCGCCGATGAAGGTAATTTTGAAGCCAGTGCAGAAGATGATATTGAATCACAACCCTACCAGATGATGATCCATCTCGGAGACCTGTTTAATGGTGAGTTTTTTTTCTCCTGGCGGAATCTTTTTCGTCGAGGAAGAAGCGTTTTTGAAGTAGGGGTCGACTCATTGAAAGCATTTCGTCAGCATCTGGCAAGTGATTTTGGCAAACCGGCCGGCAATGGTCTTTCGCATCTCGCCTATGGTGTTTACGCAATAGCCGATGATCATGATACTGGACAAAATAAGGCCAAACCTCCAATAACTCCAAGCGAGCATCGCCGAAGAGAAAATATGGAAAAAGCGTTCCATGAAATGCTGCTAATGCCAAGCTTTTTATCTCAGCCTCTTAACGAAAATAATCCCGACAGTCTTATTGGCAGAGCAGGCCCCTATTATAAGAAGCGCATTGGCCAAAGCGAGTTTTTCTTTCTGCATAATCGTTATACCAACACTGCAAACAGGGCCGATGCTTATTTGCTGGGTGAAGAGCAATGGCAATGGCTGGAACAGTCGCTCGCCAACTCCAAGGCCAGTAATAAAGTGCTGATTTCGCCGCTACCGCTGGTGATGGGCAAGGATCCAGGCGAGGATTATCGTGCGCACTGGCAGGAGTGGCAGCGATTAATGCAGCTTTGCAGAAATCATCGCATCGCTACCATTCTAACCGCTGACTCTCATAATTACAGTTGCAGTCAACTCCATGTTCGCGAACATCCCGACGACGAGCCCTGGATTGTACATCAGCACCTGGTAGGTACTCTGGGGGGAAGTAAACAATACATCTCAGACGAAGAATTACAATGTGTCAATTCTCCTGGCCGCCCCCCATTATTACCCAAAGGCGAGGGCTTCGACGCCTCTCTGTATGAGGGCTCAACGGTAACCGCTTATTTTTCTCCCGGCAGTCGGGAAGCGCTGCTACCCGAAAACGGAAATGAAATCAACAAAGAAAGCCAATGGTCAGCTAAAGGGCAATGGCAAAATAATACTCATGCCTATGCCAGTCTGGTTTTTAAACCTGCCGTTGAAGCAATAAAACGTCCTGCGTCTGGTGCTGAGGGAGATTCGATTGAAATGGTCTGGCAAAAAAATTCTGCGGCGGTCTCGAGCTGGCAGGTACACAGCAGTTTATTTACCTGCTCCGGCAAACTGAATCAAGTAGTACATGAACCGCGTCTGGATTGCGATTATTCAGCGCCCTGTAGTGTATGATGCTTTCACCGGAAGATTAGCTAATATAATTAGGTATGGATAGCTAATTAGTGCGAATAAAATGACACATGAAAAGAGACCTTATAAAAGTAAGAGTGAAAATTTATTCACAAAGAAACAGAAATCGGATCAGATAGAACAATCTACTTCTGAAGCATCTCTTGTGAAGCGAAAAGAGGATAACGCACATCCTGATCGTTCCTATGTATACAAAGAAGCAGGCCTCGGTCCTGAATTGAGTGAGATAGAAGCTTTCAATGGCTTATGTTATCGAATGTTGCTCGGAGAGCAGGCTGCAAAAGTGAGGGCAGTTCATAATGACTCAAATGTAACCATTGGGGTTATATCAAAACTTATACCTCAATACCTCTCTTTTCACAGTTTTTATAGACAGAATAACAAGACAGGGCTAACTACAGAGGAGTTTATTAAACTCAAGTTTCCGCAAATTTTAGTTGCTGCTTATTGCGAAGAGGAAAATGATTTAAATGCAGAAAATTTCGGGTTTGGACGCAACAAGGACGATGAAATAATTTCAGTTAAAATAGATCATGGTGCCAGTACCTATCCTGTTATAGCCGAGAAAAGAGACTATTCTGCCCAAAATCAATTCATTATTACTGCTGATGATATAATTAACTTCCCAAGGTTGAAAAATGCAAGTCCGGATAGCTTTGTCCATATATATCCCCCCAAATTACTAGATGTTGATAAATTAGTTCATAATCCAGAGTTTATTTCACAGAAATATTATAGCTTTCTGAAACGCATTCTTATTGATGACGATAATTATATAGGAATAGCAAATGCAACTATTAATTCCGACACCTTAAGAAAAGATCTTATTGCACATAAAATTGAAAGAACCGCCCTATTAAAAAACACGCTCATCGCCATTCCTGAATTCAGGCATTACATTAATCAGAACCCTTTTGTCATAGAGCAAATTATTAGGGAATTTGAAGACTATAATGATGAAATCAGAAAGCCTGAGGATAGATTTTTGAAAATCGATACGCAAAAAGTGTATTCCAGATTTTTAGATATTGCCCAAATTTGTAAAGACATGGAGCCGCCTGAGATATTAAGCGAAGAAACATTAATTGACCTACCCGATCTCTCTCGGGATTTAGCCGAAATAGAAGAGGGAATTAACAACCTGGAACAAATGATAGCACGCGAAGAATTCGTTGACTTACCAGACCTTTCACGGGACTTAGATGAAATAGAAAAAGGAATTAACAGTCTGGAACAAATTAAAATTATCAGTCCGCCTCCAGCCACTGCTCTGCCGAATAAGTTAAAAGTTAGAAGCAACATTATTAAGATTCCTGCCAGCGAGCGAGAAGAAAATATTTTCGCTGTTAACGCGGTATTACATGATGATGATCTAATGAAAGGGCAAGATGGGAATATCCCTGCCATCATTCTGGAAATACGCAATATAATGAAAGATATCGATTATTCAGATGATAAAAAAATTGCTGCGGCTATTATTCAAATCAAAGATAGGATAAATAATTCCAAGGAAAGGAATCATAGTACCAATACTCAGGAAATTATTAATGTATTCAGTCAACCGGGGCATATCAATTTTAGAGTGATTCGAGACGCTTTGTCCAAGAATGAATCCATGGAAAAAATAATGGCTCCGATTAAAGTGGATATGCGTCTGGATTAGGTTATCTGATTTATTGAGACCAGGAACCACTGCCATTAGGCTAAGAAGTAATTTATCCCCTCTCCCCCGCTGCGCGGTGGAGAGGGGATCAGATATTCTTTGGGCCAAGGGGCCCAACCTACGATAATTCCTTTAAATTAATGGCATCGAGCCAGAAACCACCCTGAAAACCTTGCGGAAAAGTACAAAATCAGCTGTTGCTTTCAACAAATGCAGTCAGTTGGGATTTGCTTAGCAGACCCATTTTCATTGCTGCCACCTGGCCATTTTTGAAAATAATCAGAGTAGGGATACTCATCACACCATACTTGGATGGAGTTTGTGGATTCTCATCAATATTGACTTTTGCGAAAGTAATCTGCTCGTGATGACTGGCGGCAACTTCCTCAAGAATAGGTGTTAACGCACGGCATGGACCACACCATTCGGCCCAAAAATCCACCAATACTGGCTTGGTTGAATTCAATACGTCCTGCGAAAAGCTCGCATCAGTTACCGTTTTAATATGTTCACTCATGTGTTATCCCCTAAGGATTTAAGA from Legionella quinlivanii encodes:
- a CDS encoding alkaline phosphatase D family protein, with amino-acid sequence MGETRLPQIKNLLFGELEYIDSGSEEPEIEDDRVSCSIAVRLSKKYACDDFQIRLTPTNPFSEESERIFSAYNADSISLNRKKGKFLHFHLDKLACKTNYRYELLYKGTSLPIPGSAGEATRHEIIIRTPPARQDPQPIKIAVGGDQERHEQFGVLGRCFDLDNASHTRLLYRHIADEGNFEASAEDDIESQPYQMMIHLGDLFNGEFFFSWRNLFRRGRSVFEVGVDSLKAFRQHLASDFGKPAGNGLSHLAYGVYAIADDHDTGQNKAKPPITPSEHRRRENMEKAFHEMLLMPSFLSQPLNENNPDSLIGRAGPYYKKRIGQSEFFFLHNRYTNTANRADAYLLGEEQWQWLEQSLANSKASNKVLISPLPLVMGKDPGEDYRAHWQEWQRLMQLCRNHRIATILTADSHNYSCSQLHVREHPDDEPWIVHQHLVGTLGGSKQYISDEELQCVNSPGRPPLLPKGEGFDASLYEGSTVTAYFSPGSREALLPENGNEINKESQWSAKGQWQNNTHAYASLVFKPAVEAIKRPASGAEGDSIEMVWQKNSAAVSSWQVHSSLFTCSGKLNQVVHEPRLDCDYSAPCSV
- the trxA gene encoding thioredoxin yields the protein MSEHIKTVTDASFSQDVLNSTKPVLVDFWAEWCGPCRALTPILEEVAASHHEQITFAKVNIDENPQTPSKYGVMSIPTLIIFKNGQVAAMKMGLLSKSQLTAFVESNS